A window of the Mus musculus strain C57BL/6J chromosome 18, GRCm38.p6 C57BL/6J genome harbors these coding sequences:
- the Rbfa gene encoding putative ribosome-binding factor A, mitochondrial precursor: protein MWAGVAGLRGSCAGLQALWGGHRAALLLGRSPALHTSVASCGSKNLLKKFASKTRKKFWYEGPSLGSHLTPRPSKHEFLTKTTSKKTRKEDSIRLRVLNGLLYKSLTELLCTPQVSQEVYDLNVELSKVSVTSDFSACRVYWKTGVSAEQNKHTESVLQRSAAYMRHLLISQQTLRNVPPIVFVQDKRDLVLAEVDRLLAEADFGPPDERDDLDGLRNADAQVPHDSPEPAAHPNLCGIDHEALNKQIMEYKRKKERGLQCQSLAPPSGREQAPEPTRLLRKREKVRSRWQHRDASPRSFLLGEEDEDEDSSTEWECHAHEAEDDDDHQEEELGADRGAQRGLCGKREQG, encoded by the exons ATGTGGGCCGGCGTCGCGGGGCTGAGAGGCTCCTGCGCCGGGCTGCAGGCTCTGTGGGGCGGCCACAGGGCTGCGCTTCTTCTCGGCCGCTCGCCGGCCCTGCACACCTCGGTCGCCTCCTGCGGCAGCAAGAACTTGCTCAAGAAATTTGCTTCGAAAACCAG GAAGAAGTTTTGGTATGAAGGTCCCTCCCTGGGGTCTCACTTGACCCCCAGGCCATCCAAGCATGAGTTCCTCACGAAGACCACCTCAAAGAAGACTAGGAAGGAAGACAGCATCCGCCTGAGGGTCCTGAACGGCCTTCTCTACAAATCATTGACGGAACTGCTGTGCACTCCTCAAGTGAGCCAGGAGGTCTACGACCTGAATGTGGAGCTGTCCAAG GTCTCTGTGACTTCAGACTTCTCAGCCTGCCGAGTGTACTGGAAGACGGGGGTCTCTGCGGAGCAGAACAAGCACACGGAGTCGGTGCTGCAGAGGAGCGCTGCCTACATGAG GCATCTTCTGATATCTCAGCAAACCCTGAGAAATGTTCCACCCATAGTGTTTGTTCAAGACAAAAGAGACTTGGTCCTGGCTGAG GTAGATCGGTTGCTGGCAGAGGCTGACTTTGGACCCCCAGATGAAAGGGACGACTTGGACGGTTTGAG GAACGCCGATGCCCAGGTACCACATGACTCCCCAGAACCAGCCGCACACCCAAATCTGTGTGGGATTGACCACGAGGCGCTGAATAAGCAAATAATGGAGTACAAACGCAAGAAGGAGCGAGGGCTTCAGTGTCAGAGTCTGGCGCCACCATCAGGGCGGGAGCAGGCACCTGAACCGACCCGTCTGCTCCGGAAGAGAGAGAAGGTGCGATCCCGGTGGCAGCACCGGGACGCTTCCCCCAGAAGCTTCCTTTTGggcgaggaggacgaggacgaggacagCAGCACAGAGTGGGAATGCCACGCCCACGAGGCAGAGGATGATGATGATCATCAGGAAGAGGAGCTCGGAGCTGACAGAGGCGCACAGCGGGGCCTCTGTGGCAAGAGAGAGCAGGGGTAG
- the Txnl4a gene encoding thioredoxin-like protein 4A isoform e (isoform e is encoded by transcript variant 9) encodes MSYMLPHLHNGWQVDQAILSEEDRVVVIRFGHDWDPTCMKMDEVLYSIAEKKQTYHD; translated from the exons ATGTCGTACATGCTTCCGCATCTGCACAATGGCTGGCAGGTAGACCAGGCCATCCTTTCGGAGGAGGACCGCGTGGTCGTCATTCGTTTCGGACACGACTGGGACCCCACTTGCATGAAGATGGACGAGGTTCTGTACAGCATCGCCGAAAAG aaaCAAACATATCATGATTGA
- the Txnl4a gene encoding thioredoxin-like protein 4A isoform a (isoform a is encoded by transcript variant 5) encodes MSYMLPHLHNGWQVDQAILSEEDRVVVIRFGHDWDPTCMKMDEVLYSIAEKVKNFAVIYLVDITEVPDFNKMYELYDPCTVMFFFRNKHIMIDLGTGNNNKINWAMEDKQEMVDIIETVYRGARKGRGLVVSPKDYSTKYRY; translated from the exons ATGTCGTACATGCTTCCGCATCTGCACAATGGCTGGCAGGTAGACCAGGCCATCCTTTCGGAGGAGGACCGCGTGGTCGTCATTCGTTTCGGACACGACTGGGACCCCACTTGCATGAAGATGGACGAGGTTCTGTACAGCATCGCCGAAAAG GTTAAAAATTTTGCAGTTATTTATCTTGTGGATATTACAGAAGTGCCTGACTTCAACAAGATGTACGAGCTGTATGACCCCTGCACTGTCATGTTCTTCTTCAG aaaCAAACATATCATGATTGATTTGGGCACTGGCAACAACAACAAGATCAACTGGGCCATGGAAGACAAGCAAGAAATGGTTGACATCATAGAGACCGTGTACCGTGGCGCCCGCAAAGGCCGGGGTCTGGTGGTGTCTCCCAAGGACTATTCTACCAAGTACAGATACTGA
- the Txnl4a gene encoding thioredoxin-like protein 4A isoform b (isoform b is encoded by transcript variant 2), producing the protein MSYMLPHLHNGWQVDQAILSEEDRVVVIRFGHDWDPTCMKMDEVLYSIAEKKWKIVGDLPHLV; encoded by the exons ATGTCGTACATGCTTCCGCATCTGCACAATGGCTGGCAGGTAGACCAGGCCATCCTTTCGGAGGAGGACCGCGTGGTCGTCATTCGTTTCGGACACGACTGGGACCCCACTTGCATGAAGATGGACGAGGTTCTGTACAGCATCGCCGAAAAG AAATGGAAGATAGTGGGAGATCTTCCTCATCTTGTATGA
- the Txnl4a gene encoding thioredoxin-like protein 4A isoform c (isoform c is encoded by transcript variant 7) yields the protein MSYMLPHLHNGWQVDQAILSEEDRVVVIRFGHDWDPTCMKMDEVLYSIAEKPPPPLWERRKPDSLCRPEGPCTFFPSPCLLPSPGMSLKLFKWKIVGDLPHLV from the exons ATGTCGTACATGCTTCCGCATCTGCACAATGGCTGGCAGGTAGACCAGGCCATCCTTTCGGAGGAGGACCGCGTGGTCGTCATTCGTTTCGGACACGACTGGGACCCCACTTGCATGAAGATGGACGAGGTTCTGTACAGCATCGCCGAAAAG cccccaccccctctctgggAGAGAAGAAAACCGGATTCACTGTGTCGCCCAGAGGGACCTTGcacattctttccttctccctgcctcctcccaagtcctgggatgagcctCAAGCTCTTT AAATGGAAGATAGTGGGAGATCTTCCTCATCTTGTATGA
- the Txnl4a gene encoding thioredoxin-like protein 4A isoform d (isoform d is encoded by transcript variant 8), which translates to MSYMLPHLHNGWQVDQAILSEEDRVVVIRFGHDWDPTCMKMDEVLYSIAEKANGAGVACALRHPL; encoded by the exons ATGTCGTACATGCTTCCGCATCTGCACAATGGCTGGCAGGTAGACCAGGCCATCCTTTCGGAGGAGGACCGCGTGGTCGTCATTCGTTTCGGACACGACTGGGACCCCACTTGCATGAAGATGGACGAGGTTCTGTACAGCATCGCCGAAAAG GCAAACGGTGCTGGTGTCGCTTGTGCTCTGAGGCATCCTCTGTGA
- the Gm16286 gene encoding N-alpha-acetyltransferase 11-like: MNIRRARPDDLMNMQHCNLLCLPENYQMKYYFYHGLSWPQLSYIAEDEDGKIVGYVLAKMEEDPDDVPHGHITSLAVKRSHRRLGLAQKLMDQASRAMIENFSAKYVSLHVRKSNRAALHLYSNTLNFQVSEVEPKYYADGEDAYAMKRDLSQMADELRRQLVLKKGRYVVLGSKENQGSTLPGSEEASQQENLAGGDSGSDGKDSTDVQDSLQTLGSAS; encoded by the coding sequence ATGAACATCCGCCGGGCTCGGCCAGATGACCTGATGAACATGCAGCACTGCAACCTGCTGTGCCTGCCCGAGAACTACCAGATGAAGTACTACTTCTATCATGGCCTCTCTTGGCCCCAGCTCTCCTACATTGCTGAGGACGAGGATGGGAAGATTGTGGGCTATGTCCTGGCCAAGATGGAGGAGGACCCCGATGATGTCCCTCACGGACACATCACCTCGCTGGCTGTGAAACGCTCCCACCGGCGCCTCGGCCTGGCCCAGAAGCTCATGGACCAGGCTTCCAGGGCCATGATTGAGAACTTCAGCGCTAAGTATGTATCCCTGCATGTCAGGAAGAGCAACCGGGCGGCTCTGCACCTGTATTCCAACACCCTGAACTTCCAGGTTAGCGAGGTGGAGCCCAAGTACTATGCAGATGGGGAAGACGCGTATGCTATGAAGCGAGATCTCTCGCAGATGGCCGATGAGCTGAGACGGCAGCTGGTGCTGAAGAAAGGCAGATATGTGGTTCTGGGCTCCAAGGAGAATCAGGGTAGCACACTTCCTGGTTCTGAAGAGGCCAGTCAGCAGGAGAACCTGGCCGGAGGTGACAGTGGTAGTGATGGCAAAGACAGCACTGATGTCCAAGACAGCTTGCAGACCCTAGGGTCCGCCTCCTAG